In one Planctomycetota bacterium genomic region, the following are encoded:
- a CDS encoding phosphoribosylaminoimidazolesuccinocarboxamide synthase, which translates to MNEPTVVLETKIPELKLFGRGKVRDIYELPPHLLVVTTDRISAFDVILSDGIPLKGNVLTAISAFWFNLLRDITPSHFITDNFNEIKKLKPELAAHETVLKGRSMLVKKCEIFPVECVVRGYMAGSGWKEYQKSGTVCGIKLKDGIKESDKLDEPIFTPSTKATSGHDENINYERMSQIIGEKHSKILMERSLQVYQTAHKYALEKGIIISDTKFEWGKSGNDIILADEVLTPDSSRFWPKDKYQAGKGQPSFDKQFVRDYLEVIKWDKNPPPPKLPEAIIKKTTEKYLEAYERLTGNPLIIN; encoded by the coding sequence ATGAACGAACCAACCGTGGTCTTGGAAACTAAAATACCGGAATTAAAACTGTTCGGGCGGGGCAAAGTGCGCGATATTTACGAACTACCGCCCCACCTTCTGGTTGTGACCACGGACCGGATATCCGCCTTTGATGTCATACTGTCCGATGGAATACCCCTTAAAGGCAACGTATTAACGGCTATCTCCGCCTTTTGGTTTAATTTGCTGAGAGACATCACTCCCTCGCATTTCATCACTGATAATTTTAATGAAATAAAGAAACTAAAACCCGAACTCGCCGCGCATGAAACCGTCTTAAAAGGAAGGAGCATGCTGGTAAAAAAGTGCGAAATCTTCCCGGTCGAATGCGTAGTCAGGGGATACATGGCCGGTTCCGGCTGGAAAGAATACCAGAAAAGCGGAACAGTCTGCGGGATAAAGCTGAAAGACGGGATTAAGGAAAGCGATAAGCTGGACGAACCGATATTTACCCCTTCCACCAAAGCCACTTCCGGACATGATGAAAACATCAACTACGAAAGAATGAGCCAGATTATCGGCGAGAAACACTCTAAAATCTTAATGGAACGAAGCCTACAAGTCTACCAAACCGCCCATAAATACGCCCTTGAAAAGGGAATTATCATAAGCGATACGAAATTTGAATGGGGAAAATCAGGCAATGATATAATACTGGCTGATGAAGTCCTAACGCCCGATTCTTCACGATTCTGGCCGAAAGATAAATACCAGGCAGGCAAAGGCCAACCATCTTTTGATAAACAATTTGTCAGGGACTATCTGGAGGTTATTAAATGGGATAAAAATCCACCGCCACCTAAGTTACCCGAGGCAATCATAAAGAAAACCACGGAAAAATACCTGGAAGCATACGAAAGATTAACCGGGAATCCATTAATAATAAATTGA